TGGTCTGGCCGGTCTTGGCGTGCTCGATGCGCAGCGCATAGGCCTCTACCGGGTGGTTGACGGGGAAGGGGGTGATAAAGACGTCATCGACAAGCTGGCGCTCCCCCGCCACCCACGGGCTAAACGCCAAGGTATCGGACATATCGTCGATCCCATTTACCTCGTCGGAGGACAGGCGGCCCAAGTGCGTCGGCGTGGCAGACGGGCCGAAGCAGAAGTTGCGCGAGGCTGCCGGGGCGGTGGGATGGAAGCGGCGCCACACCATGAGGGAGGGAAAATCCGCGCAGTGATCCGCGTGCAGGTGGCTAAAGGCTACGTGGGCATCGCACGGATCCTGCAGTTGAGCTAGCTGGCCCAGCGTGCCCGAGCCCATATCCAGGATGATGGACGGTGCATTGTCGAAGGACACGACATAGCCGGAGGCAGGATTGTCTGCGGTGGGTACGCTACCGGAGCAGCCTAGGATGGTCAGCTTCATGGAACCAATAGTTCCATGAATCCGGACCGAATGCTGGTACCGCGCGCAAAAAGGGGGAGGAAATTCGGCTGTCTTAGCCGATCTGCGGGCCCAAAAAGCGCGTGGCCAGCTGGGCGAAGACCTCTGGATCGCCGGTGGATTCGAAGGAATGGACCGGCTGGTTGCCCTCGGGGGCGAGCATGTCCGTTTCCGTAAGAAGGCGCATGACGTCCTTCGTGGTCTCCTCTGAGGAGGCCACCAGGGACACGTTTTCGCCCATGGCGAGCTGGATGATACCGGTAAGCAGCGGGTAGTGCGTGCATCCCAGCACCAAGGTGTCCACGCCCTGGGCCTGCAGGGGCGCAAGGTMCCCCTCGGCGACGCCGAGGATTTGGCGGCCTGCCGTAATCCCGCGCTCGACAAAGGGCACGAAGTCCGGACAGGCGGCGGCTACCGCCTCAACATTGGGGTTAACCGCGAAAAGGTCCTGGTACGCGCCGGATTTGATGGTGCCCTCAGTGCCGATAACGCCAATCTTGCCATTGCGCGTGGTGGACATGGCGCGGCGCACGGCCGGGTGGATGACCTCCACGATGGGGATATCGTAGCGCTCGCGGGCATCGTGCAGGAAGGCTGCGGTGGCGGTATTGCAGGCTATGACGAGCATCTTGCAGCCACGCTCTACCAGCTTATCGGCAATATCCTGGGAAAAGGCCCGCACCTGCGAGATGGGCCGCGGCCCGTAGGGGCCGTGGGCGGTATCGCCCATATAAATAACGGATTCTTGCGGCAGCTGCTCCATCACCGCGCGGGCCACGGTCAGCCCGCCGACGCCCGAGTCAAAGATGCCGATGGGAGACGATGCGTTAGGCATTATTTCCTCCCTGCCTTTGCCGGATCATCGGAGGTGATGAACATACCGGCCAGTACGCCGCCCAGGGCGCCGAAGAGGTGGCCTTGCCAGCTAATACCCTCGGCGACGGGCAGCACGCCCCAAATCAGTCCGGAATAGGAAAAGCCCAGGATAATGCCCAAAATGATCTGCAGCAGGGAGCGATTGAAGACGCCGCGCACCACGAGGTAGGCCAGCCAACCATAGACCAGCCCGGACGCGCCGATATGCGAGGTACCGGCCCCGCCCAAGAACCACGTTCCAAGGCCCGCTACCACGGTGGTGATCAAGGTGACCTCCCACCACACCCTGCGCCCGGACAAGCCAATGAGGAAGCAAAACAGGGCACCCGGCAACGAGTTGGACATCAAGTGCTCCAGGCTGCCGTGCAAGAGCGGCGCCGTGATAATGCCCCACAGGCCATCCACGTCGAGCGGGCGGATGCCGTAATTGGACAGCCCGCCGCCGAAGACGACGGCGTTGATGAGGTGGACCGACCACTCCACTGCGAGGAACCCCAGGGCCAAGGATAGGCCGGTGCTGATGCGGCCACGGCCGCGGTTGTTCGTGCTGGTCGACGCCAGCTGATTACGTGAAGTTCCACCCATAGTCATAATGGGCAATATCTTAGCCGAGCAAGTCGCGATACGCGCGAAGCCCCAGGCCAGGGCGTGCGGCGGTGACCGCGGTGACGATGGCCTCCTCCACCACGTCGGCTGCCGCAGCGCACAGCTGGATCTTGTCCACCTCGGCGGGTTCCTGCGCCGTCGACAAGGCGAAAATGGTATCTCCGTCCAGCGGCGAATGCGCGGGCCGAACGGCGCGCGCAATCCCGTCGTGGGCCGTCATGGCGAGGCGTTGGGCTTGG
This is a stretch of genomic DNA from Corynebacterium accolens. It encodes these proteins:
- a CDS encoding MBL fold metallo-hydrolase, whose protein sequence is MKLTILGCSGSVPTADNPASGYVVSFDNAPSIILDMGSGTLGQLAQLQDPCDAHVAFSHLHADHCADFPSLMVWRRFHPTAPAASRNFCFGPSATPTHLGRLSSDEVNGIDDMSDTLAFSPWVAGERQLVDDVFITPFPVNHPVEAYALRIEHAKTGQTITYSGDTSYTPALVDAARGADLFLCEATWGASSEGMAPGMHMSGAEAGRAAREAGVGTLVLIHIQPWGDAKATVAAAREEFDGEIVLGTAGMQF
- the murI gene encoding glutamate racemase, with the protein product MPNASSPIGIFDSGVGGLTVARAVMEQLPQESVIYMGDTAHGPYGPRPISQVRAFSQDIADKLVERGCKMLVIACNTATAAFLHDARERYDIPIVEVIHPAVRRAMSTTRNGKIGVIGTEGTIKSGAYQDLFAVNPNVEAVAAACPDFVPFVERGITAGRQILGVAEGXLAPLQAQGVDTLVLGCTHYPLLTGIIQLAMGENVSLVASSEETTKDVMRLLTETDMLAPEGNQPVHSFESTGDPEVFAQLATRFLGPQIG
- a CDS encoding rhomboid family intramembrane serine protease, giving the protein MTMGGTSRNQLASTSTNNRGRGRISTGLSLALGFLAVEWSVHLINAVVFGGGLSNYGIRPLDVDGLWGIITAPLLHGSLEHLMSNSLPGALFCFLIGLSGRRVWWEVTLITTVVAGLGTWFLGGAGTSHIGASGLVYGWLAYLVVRGVFNRSLLQIILGIILGFSYSGLIWGVLPVAEGISWQGHLFGALGGVLAGMFITSDDPAKAGRK